A portion of the Drosophila innubila isolate TH190305 chromosome 3L unlocalized genomic scaffold, UK_Dinn_1.0 0_D_3L, whole genome shotgun sequence genome contains these proteins:
- the LOC117787039 gene encoding protein split ends, whose protein sequence is MVSTFIGLLDIQSWWEIPCISHFCSLFSSAFDLPDIDIEDLESALLSDGTSEEDQVALVPELIVRLLTGCDALQSVANEITHSNYQMFLRRFLRQQCRLHQTENHFDTDIDFQSLPVRKRLQILHDLCHFRLDSVDVQVILSNLEADSLRVEPLGYDAKNSGYWYFYGTRLYREDKAATGTASGSGKAAAASLSGGAGSGGNTAIGSNGTIWQVICFTEEDWQNLAAKFKTSTNGKERELFQILDENFLPKLPQLFRERERLRRRKLLQVRNSSRIRNLAELKARQEEERLKRERERERDLRRERERDLRRERQYATHLAPPTVQQRSRRRLARPVLYSQSTSTASGISTYASSLRRTTTTNSSEFLCHRETFCLSPEDDDQNDDEEPNPDQQEQQQQPRQQQQQQQEDQEQQKQLAQHQEEQEQQEQQLIAASEATTSDKFRSPEPPRENSQTPAKFKSKGHHHHHHHHHHHHHHKKKKSGKKQKKRSREHRERDKDHHHYHHHRRRHKHASEADEEYEDANNNTDNNNDQSNNSSAAGAASAVRNHKRRHSRHQLPTNPETSEPLHATSLSPEDKENFCRQLQLLDANSAAIAVATSIADLSLPSPVAHDSEEQLQSEQSAAQPVVAKREEQMAPAANVKLPGRQTNNSLSSLTGNIFIPTGGAAATTNHQQQHSTTTTSETTARSKKQKATALSSSSSGKTERSATKAEAVKTKKSTAANTTATAAATTATPSSAASTSSTSSKAERHSGAYSDKSADDFTETEEVLQIGMHKVLVYVKNHRDAWPFMDPVEEDIAPRYYSIIRRPMDLLKMEDKLDSGEYHKFSEFRNDFRLIVNNCRLYNGHNNEYTEMVNNLQDAFDKATKKYFDNLSDDEDDDPNLSYPAADSKMNVFREKYFKKKVKEEEKESSVNSASSKRLQDSSTEEDKSDTEEPAETTAAHAQKRKRKEKDKRRKKKAKSKADRSGHNEDVDTDEEDLEAEPPPPAPLQAVKKSKTNKVLKEKSKDKDKDKEKEKDKDKEKDKDKEKELASSSKRGRKAKSRKSSQPTGNSSSKSSKTQKTKKAGKKSTPESDAESELSEPPSEVESSDDEELALAKVKSLVKPTARTIAAQKKKMVPAESKVKTPTPVKRQPKSKKGGRSRAKGDRELDDLDDDSSMSDMNVKKQLPPTAAVALAESAADLEEDDDNEDDVNDDDISRSRSMSPFKVDLHKKYSKSALNDDLSELLTTVKKVTSAETTKLSARHEGEQLGDKSDQDSETDFMSLASCSSSDERRRRRSPSPQVTKRSKKTESPPAKKEKEKKRSQDKDKEKDKEKDKDKDRDKEKSRSAKHKKSSAESAAALAAAAEQAELEMLLPFMDKYDVIKYRRSRAALSGSSASNSLAPSEDSKSNSAKSTSTSKKKKEHQPEPPAEHKRGRKSKEQKHVKEASREVEKPTKTEKSEKPEEKPKKVETPKNAEKPTRELTPPPPPVVVKPEALVKPEPPGKDVVNKSSSTAATTSPSNVKSKEPTVKSNSKKRPDKQMPPPPKPAEKSNEKGAGNRKLTGKKAAAAAQKAGQAAASNNANLEALDVETEQTLKDINRWLEHTPRFSEFSSASNSPSRYNLLDDFDSGIGSKLDAADFRRPVALAAPKAELVPTKLAEALNELVSDAAPKPVVKTEADALPTASSVSSSCGTPPHSMHSGNSIGSTSATAASSSSACSNNSTVSAQQTPTLPPVISSPLPAVAMVQPVKPKEPGSTQLILNPPPPPHIKQQMAKEAKRKTMKEKLAVNAQAQQAKAKANVMRTIERLQPGKAKGNLIQNVVKTEETEALVSPVANKSKEPKNALTTETSEGAPKLSLGTVIKTQDFALGKTLEELAGKKQLPESENAPTENSTSEESTALTSSKEPPKPFEALLELSKVSSELSSKAASEAKEKPNLSAWLKAFGGPKVNKKSTEEDKQQMQQTLAQDDARVAPPAHSPVCGENNFSLPVVMRPRKPSTGSTNSERSSFSQDPDSPRIAIDERYGSYAAGSYTSPICASPIGASPIMVSPKPNDDMGKPASPYTLNGAIKVGFYQDTTTKSSPDKSCSPREMNSPYPQYSQHIYSSASSPNVSTPELSGTSPYGGGNSYNPSGSEASKTPAYSSTSPLPIYDQYKQPRSQESDYNSSMSPSTPNPHSPYQQPQSSPYTTPHSSQLSPYHAQSPYHQPTHPQPQQPSHSPTAQQQALSPMHSSVDSPASSAATQPPTPLAQSPAEQQHSPYQQPVLSPYQQQQHQQAAPVVPSPVTTTQPPAASVALTAAMSTYQQQQQQQRSLYNPATLINPLPSAAPPVVPAAATVAKASNNDWNLAHSLLPPNLGSNQVAQQQQHQNQQQHQNQQQQQVLAHQQQQQQQQQLHGVKPKYPTYAQYQSTNAAANAAAAADIVETQQQQQQQQQQQQQQQKILPPSYGSDMATFMQHQMQQPAKTDTLINPLKRTSDEISMDYSDVASSNKMPQQQQQPQQQQQPQQQQQPQQPQAQSLLNKQQQMFNSFLGSMAFGKQLGTIAPDKAFEMYNRAAAMGFPKEFAKDNTACNMQQQQQQQQQQAAVNKQQSSQQQQQQQQQQQSQAQPHLTQLQPPHNLNYQQQQQQQQQQQQQKLPLQQQQQQQAPHKPPLNYGNNSNNLQQQQQPQPAQQQQQEQQQQHAQQQQQQPHNAYQQQAQLNHNYAPAAQQQQQQQQPTAVKSAATQSAVAANSENSNMLHLAASAHQHHLSQTHHLAAYNKPTPPPPPQTYNNPLMHPLTESMLGYPVNYFDKNMPPAAHMYSAASSAATAYGNPAQQLPGNYVPGSNSAAQQQQPTHQQQPPVAVPAPEVKAPAKRGRKKKAATNAAETTAKQQQQQQQQQHVAAQQQQQQQQQQQQQQQQQQQSQQQAMPQYNMPQMPTSAAAAHAQVLHQGFQLYAGLKSGGVASPAAGTAAAGSSVAAASTTQTAADAAAISLKTSTGGMVPGSAFNFAPTPSALGLYGDQTSSYLDQFREASNPYYMPPAPAHSGATANPAGNAADKSQNPLNTAAGSYPFLAAAHPSTRAAAYPFAASQLDPNSQLYQQYLRRDDFHARMIFNQSLLGGPAAAAAAAGYGQPPPPPAAYRPSALGMTKPYDINRQSWF, encoded by the exons ATGGTTTCTACTTTTATTGGCCTATTGG ACATACAATCATGGTGGGAGATACCGTGTATTTCGCATTTCTGTTCATTGTTTAGTTCCGCCTTCGATTTACCGGACATTGACATAGAG GATCTCGAATCGGCGCTGCTATCCGATGGTACCAGCGAGGAGGATCAAGTTGCCTTAGTGCCCGAATTAATTGTTCGCCTGCTGACGGGCTGCGATGCGCTACAGTCGGTAGCCAATGAGATTACACACAGCAACTATCAGATGTTTTTGCGCCGCTTCCTGCGTCAACAGTGTCGCCTGCATCAGACAGAGAATCACTTTGATACGGACATAGACTTCCAATCGCTGCCGGTGCGCAAGCGTCTACAAATTCTGCACGATCTGTGCCATTTTCGTTTGGACTCTGTCGATGTGCAGGTCATACTCAGTAATCTAGAGGCGGACAGTTTGCGCGTTGAGCCGCTTGGCTACGACGCTAAAAACTCTGGCTATTGGTATTTCTACGGTACGCGACTTTATCGCGAAGATAAAGCGGCCACGGGAACTGCATCTGGTTCAGGAAAGGCAGCCGCTGCGTCGCTAAGTGGTGGCGCCGGCTCTGGCGGTAACACAGCCATTGGCAGTAACGGCACCATTTGGCAGGTTATTTGCTTCACCGAGGAGGATTGGCAGAATTTGGCGGCCAAGTTTAAGACCTCAACGAATGGTAAAGAGCGTGAACTCTTCCAGATACTTGATGAGAACTTTTTGCCCAAATTACCGCAGCTATTTCGCGAGCGAGAGCGTCTGAGACGCAGAAA GTTATTGCAAGTGCGAAATTCCAGTCGCATACGGAATCTAGCCGAGTTGAAGGCACGCCAGGAGGAAGAGCGACTTAAGCGGGAGCGTGAACGTGAAAGAGATTTACGCCGTGAACGTGAAAGAGATCTACGCCGTGAGCGTCAATACGCGACCCACTTGGCGCCGCCAACGGTTCAACAACGTTCACGCAGACGGTTAGCACGTCCAGtattata CTCTCAATCCACATCGACGGCTAGCGGTATTTCCACTTATGCAAGCTCTCTGAGacgtacaacaacaactaattcCAGCGAATTTCTGTGCCACAGGGAAACCTTTTGTCTCTCGCCCGAAGACGATGACCAAAACGACGACGAGGAGCCGAATCCAGatcaacaagagcaacagcaacagccccggcagcaacaacaacaacaacaagaagaccaagagcagcaaaagcaattagCGCAGCACCAGGAAGAACAAgagcagcaagagcaacaattaATTGCTGCGTcagaagcaacaacatctGATAAATTTCGTTCGCCCGAACCGCCTAGGGAAAATTCACAAACGCCAGCGAAATTCAAGAGCAAgggtcatcatcatcatcaccaccaccatcatcatcatcatcatcataagaAGAAAAAGTCCGGAAAGAAGCAAAAGAAACGTTCACGCGAACATCGAGAACGGGATAAAGaccatcatcattatcatcatcatcgacgGCGACACAAGCATGCGTCTGAGGCAGACGAAGAATACGAggacgccaacaacaacaccgataacaacaacgaccagAGCAATAACAGCAGTGCAGCAGGAGCTGCCTCAGCTGTACGCAATCACAAGCGACGGCACAGTCGTCATCAATTGCCAACAAATCCCGAGACGTCAGAGCCGCTTCACGCCACCTCGCTAAGTCCGGAGGACAAGGAGAACTTTTGCCGTCAGCTGCAGTTGCTAGATGCCAACTCGGCGGCAATTGCCGTTGCCACAAGCATTGCGGATCTGAGCCTACCCTCGCCCGTGGCGCATGACAGCGAGGAGCAGCTGCAGTCAGAGCAATCAGCCGCCCAGCCAGTTGTTGCTAAGCGCGAGGAGCAGATGGCGCCAGCGGCCAATGTTAAGCTGCCCGGCAGGCAAACTAACAATTCACTCAGCTCCCTAACGGGCAACATATTTATACCGACGGGCGGTGCTGCCGCAACCACAaaccatcaacaacagcatagCACCACCACAACGTCAGAGACAACGGCACGCTCCAAGAAACAGAAGGCCACAGCACTCAGCTCAAGCTCGTCCGGTAAAACGGAACGCAGTGCCACCAAAGCGGAGGCggtaaaaaccaaaaaatcaaCGGCGgcaaacacaacagcaacagcagcggcaacaacagcaacaccgtCATCGGCCGCCTCCACGTCATCCACATCCAGCAAGGCGGAACGACACAGTGGCGCATACTCAGATAAAAGCGCCGACGA CTTTACCGAAACGGAGGAAGTTCTACAAATCGGAATGCATAAGGTGCTCGTCTATGTCAAAAATCATCGGGATGCATGGCCCTTCATGGATCCCGTTGAGGAGGATATTGCGCCACGTTACTACTCTATTATAAGAAG ACCCATGGATCTGCTTAAAATGGAAGACAAACTGGACAGTGGAGAGTATCACAAGTTTAGCGAATTTCGCAATGATTTTCGTTTAATTGTAAACAATTGTAGATTGTACAATGGGCACAATAATG AGTACACAGAGATGGTTAACAATTTACAGGATGCCTTTGATAAGGCCACTAAGAAATATTTCGATAATTTATccgatgatgaagatgatgatccGAATTTAAGTTACCCCGCCGCTGATTCCAAGATGAATGTATTCCGGGAGAAGTACTTTAAGAAGAAGGTGAAAGAGGAGGAGAAAGAATCCTCGGTCAACTCAGCGTCCAGCAAGCGTCTGCAGGACAGCAGCACCGAGGAGGACAAAAGCGATACGGAGGAGCCTGCGGAAACAACAGCTGCACACGCGCAGAAACGTAAACGCAAGGAGAAGGATAAACGGCGTAAAAAGAAGGCGAAGAGCAAAGCAGACAGAAGTGGACACAATGAAGATGTGGACACAGATGAAGAGGATTTGGAGGCAgagccaccaccaccagcaccgcTACAAGCAgtaaagaaaagcaaaaccaaCAAAGTACTTAAGGAAAAAAGCAAAGACAAGGATAAAGataaggagaaggagaaggataAGGATAAGGAGAAGGACAAGGATAAGGAAAAAGAGCTGGCGTCTTCTAGCAAACGTGGACGCAAAGCAAAAAGCAGAAAATCCTCTCAGCCAACGGGCAACAGTTCATCCAAGTCcagcaaaacacaaaagacCAAAAAAGCAGGGAAAAAGTCAACGCCCGAATCGGATGCAGAGTCGGAGCTAAGTGAGCCACCAAGTGAGGTCGAGTCCAGCGATGATGAGGAACTGGCGCTGGCCAAAGTCAAGTCTCTGGTGAAGCCAACGGCTCGCACGATAGCGGCACAAAAGAAGAAGATGGTGCCAGCGGAGTCGAAAGTGAAGACGCCAACGCCCGTGAAGCGACAGCCAAAGAGCAAGAAAGGTGGACGCAGTCGAGCCAAAGGAGATAGAGAACTAGATGATCTGGATGACGATAGTTCCATGTCTGATATGAATGTGAAAAAGCAGCTGCCACCAACAGCTGCCGTGGCGCTGGCGGAATCTGCTGCGGATCTGGAGGAGGATGATGACAATGAAGATGATGTCAATGACGATGATATCTCGAGATCCCGTAGTATGTCACCATTCAAAGTGGATCTTCACAAGAAATACTCAAAGAGTGCACTCAACGATGATCTTTCCGAGCTGCTGACAACCGTCAAGAAGGTGACCAGCGCCGAGACGACAAAGCTGAGCGCTCGACACGAGGGAGAACAGCTGGGTGATAAATCCGATCAGGATTCCGAGACGGACTTTATGTCGTTGgccagctgcagcagctccgATGAACGGCGTCGTCGGCGTAGTCCCTCTCCTCAGGTTACGAAACGTAGCAAAAAAACGGAATCGCCGCCAGCCaaaaaggagaaggagaagaagcgCAGCCAAGACaaagataaagaaaaagaCAAAGAAAAGGACAAGGATAAGGATAGGGATAAAGAAAAGTCACGCAGTGCCAAGCACAAAAAGAGCTCGGCAGAATCAGCAGCTGCTTTGGCCGCAGCTGCCGAGCAGGCCGAATTGGAAATGTTGCTGCCCTTTATGGACAAATACGATGTTATTAAGTATCGACGCAGTCGAGCAGCGCTAAGCGGGTCAAGTGCATCCAATTCGCTGGCACCCTCGGAGGACTCCAAGTCGAACAGTGCTAAGAGCACGTCTAcatccaaaaagaaaaaggaacaTCAGCCGGAGCCTCCAGCGGAGCATAAACGTGGACGTAAAAGCAAGGAACAGAAGCACGTCAAGGAGGCCAGTCGGGAAGTGGAAAAGCCAACCAAGACTGAGAAGAGCGAGAAGCCCGAGGAAAAACCCAAAAAAGTTGAGACGCCAAAAAACGCCGAAAAGCCGACGCGGGAGCTGactcctcctccacctccaGTTGTCGTGAAACCAGAGGCTCTTGTGAAGCCCGAGCCACCAGGAAAGGATGTGGTTAACAAGTCTAGTAGCACTGCTGCCACCACAAGCCCCAGCAATGTCAAGAGCAAAGAGCCAACTGTTAAATCCAATAGCAAAAAGCGACCTGACAAACAAATGCCACCGCCGCCAAAGCCCGCCGAGAAATCGAACGAGAAGGGCGCCGGCAACAGGAAGCTGACAGGGAAGaaagcggcagcagctgctcaaaAAGCTGGCCAAGCTGCGGCCAGCAACAATGCGAATCTGGAGGCATTGGATGTAGAAACGGAGCAGACTCTAAAGGATATCAATCGTTGGCTGGAGCACACGCCGCGTTTCTCCGAGTTCAGCTCGGCCAGCAATTCGCCCTCCCGCTACAATCTGTTGGATGACTTTGATTCAGGAATTGGCAGCAAACTAGATGCAGCGGACTTTAGACGTCCCGTGGCATTGGCTGCACCCAAGGCGGAGCTGGTGCCCACCAAGCTGGCGGAGGCGCTGAACGAGCTGGTCAGCGACGCGGCACCCAAGCCTGTAGTGAAAACCGAAGCAGATGCGCTTCCCACGGCCAGCAGCGTGAGCAGCAGTTGTGGTACTCCGCCGCATTCAATGCACTCGGGCAACTCCATTGGCAGCACATCGGCCACGGCGGCCAGCTCCAGTTCAGCCTGCTCCAACAATTCAACGGTTTCTGCTCAGCAAACTCCGACGCTGCCACCCGTGATCAGCTCACCACTTCCGGCAGTGGCAATGGTGCAACCCGTGAAGCCCAAGGAACCAGGCAGTACACAGCTCATACTAAATCCTCCGCCGCCGCCGCACATCAAGCAGCAGATGGCCAAGGAGGCGAAACGGAAAACCATGAAGGAGAAACTCGCAGTTAATGCCCAGGCACAGCAGGCAAAGGCGAAAGCAAATGTGATGCGGACCATTGAGCGTCTGCAGCCGGGAAAGGCCAAGGGTAATCTCATACAGAACGTTGTCAAGACGGAGGAGACGGAAGCCTTGGTTAGCCCGGTGGCCAACAAGAGTAAGGAACCCAAAAATGCGCTTACCACAGAGACAAGTGAAGGTGCTCCAAAGCTGAGTCTGGGCACAGTCATCAAAACACAGGACTTTGCTCTGGGCAAGACGCTCGAGGAGTTGGCAGGCAAAAAGCAGCTGCCGGAGTCGGAAAATGCGCCCACGGAAAACAGTACTTCCGAGGAATCGACGGCTTTGACTTCCAGCAAGGAGCCACCGAAACCCTTTGAGGCGTTATTGGAACTCAGCAAAGTCAGCAGTGAGCTGTCCTCGAAGGCGGCGTCGGAAGCGAAGGAGAAACCCAATTTGAGTGCCTGGCTTAAGGCCTTTGGAGGTCCCAAGGTCAATAAGAAGTCAACTGAGGAGGACAAACAGCAAATGCAGCAGACACTGGCACAAGATGATGCCCGCGTGGCGCCACCAGCTCACTCTCCGGTGTGTGGGGAGAACAACTTCTCGCTGCCCGTGGTCATGCGTCCAAGGAAGCCCAGCACGGGCAGCACTAACTCGGAGCGCAGTTCCTTCAGTCAGGATCCAGATTCACCGCGCATAGCCATCGATGAGAGATACGGTTCCTATGCAGCTGGTTCCTACACCTCGCCTATTTGCGCCTCGCCCATTGGAGCATCTCCCATAATGGTGTCGCCCAAGCCGAACGATGACATGGGCAAACCAGCGTCGCCTTATACGTTGAATGGCGCTATTAAGGTGGGTTTCTATCAGGACACCACCACGAAGAGCAGTCCTGACAAGAGCTGCAGTCCGCGCGAGATGAACTCGCCGTATCCACAATACTCGCAACATATTTACTCATCGGCCTCCTCGCCGAATGTCTCCACGCCCGAGCTGAGCGGCACATCGCCCTATGGTGGTGGCAATAGCTATAATCCATCGGGCTCTGAGGCATCCAAGACGCCAGCTTACTCCTCCACCTCACCACTTCCCATTTACGATCAATACAAGCAGCCGCGCTCGCAGGAATCTGACTACAACTCCTCGATGAGTCCCAGCACACCAAATCCTCATTCGCCTTACCAGCAACCTCAAAGTTCGCCCTACACCACCCCCCATTCCTCACAGTTGTCTCCCTACCACGCCCAGTCGCCGTATCATCAGCCAACCCACCCGCAGCCCCAGCAACCATCTCACAGTCCCACTGCGCAACAACAAGCGCTGAGTCCAATGCACAGCAGCGTGGATTCACCCGCCTCGTCGGCAGCCACACAACCACCCACCCCACTGGCCCAATCTCCTGCAGAGCAACAACACTCGCCGTATCAGCAACCAGTGCTGTCGCCctaccaacaacagcaacatcaacaggcGGCTCCAGTGGTGCCATCGCCAGTGACAACAACTCAACCACCTGCAGCTTCTGTTGCCTTAACCG CAGCAATGAGCACctaccagcaacaacaacagcagcaacgctCCCTGTATAATCCTGCAACATTGATAAATCCGCTGCCAAGTGCTGCCCCACCTGTggtgccagcagcagcaactgtggcTAAAGCCAGCAACAATGATTGGAACTTGGCGCACAGCCTATTGCCACCCAACCTGGGTAGCAATCAGGTagcgcagcaacagcaacaccagaatcaacagcaacatcagaatcaacagcagcaacaggtgctagcacaccaacaacaacagcagcagcagcaacagttgcatgGAGTTAAGCCCAAATATCCAACTTATGCACAGTATCAATCAACAAATGCAGCGGCAaatgcagcagctgccgcagATATTGTGgaaacacagcaacaacagcaacagcagcagcagcaacaacaacagcaacagaaaattCTGCCACCAAGCTATGGTAGCGATATGGCAACGTTTATGCAACATCAGATGCAACAACCAGCAAAAACAGACACGCTTATAAATCCATTGAAACGGACCAGCGATGAAATAAGCATGGATTACAGCGATGTTGCCAGCAGCAATAAGATG ccgcagcaacaacaacagccgcagcagcaacaacagccacagcagcaacaacagccacagcaaccaCAAGCACAATCGCtcttaaataaacaacagcaaatgttCAATAGCTTTTTGGGTTCAATGGCATTTGGCAAACAGCTGGGCACTATAGCTCCCGATAAGGCATTTGAGATGTACAATCGTGCCGCAGCCATGGGTTTTCCCAAGGAGTTTGCCAAGGATAATACTGcctgcaacatgcaacagcagcagcaacaacagcaacaacaggcagcggtcaacaaacaacaaagcagtcagcaacagcaacagcagcaacaacaacagcaatcccAAGCACAGCCGCACCTCACGCAACTGCAACCGCCCCATAATCTAAActatcaacagcaacagcagcagcaacaacagcaacagcagcagaaattgcctttgcaacagcagcaacaacaacaggcgcCGCACAAGCCACCGCTTAAttatggcaacaacagcaacaacctgcagcaacagcagcagccacaacccgcacagcaacaacaacaggagcaacagcaacaacatgcacagcagcaacaacaacaaccacacaatGCTTATCAACAGCAAGCGCAGCTTAATCACAACTATGCCCcagcagcacaacaacagcaacaacaacaacaaccaactgCTGTCAAGTCAGCGGCAACACAGTCAGCTGTGGCAGCCAACAGTGAGaacagcaacatgttgcatcTGGCAGCAAGTGCGCATCAACATCATCTCAGTCAGACGCATCATTTGGCTGCCTACAACAAGCCgacaccgccaccaccaccgcaaACGTACAACAATCCGTTGATGCATCCGCTGACCGAGTCCATGTTGGGCTATCCGGTGAACTACTTTGACAAGAATATGCCACCAGCGGCACACATGTACAGTGCAGCCTCGAGTGCAGCAACTGCCTATGGCAATCCTGCACAGCAGCTGCCGGGCAATTATGTGCCCGGTAGCAACAGTgccgcacagcagcagcagccgacacatcaacaacaacctcCTGTGGCTGTTCCGGCGCCTGAAGTAAAGGCGCCCGCTAAACGTGGACGTAAGAAAAAGGCAGCCACAAATGCAGCGGAAACAACtgccaagcaacaacaacaacaacagcagcagcaacacgtggcagcacagcagcaacagcagcagcaacaacaacaacagcagcagcagcaacagcaacaacagagtCAACAACAAGCAATGCCACAGTACAACATGCCACAGATGCCaacgtcagcagcagctgctcacGCTCAGGTGTTGCATCAAGGCTTTCAGCTGTATGCGGGACTTAAATCTGGGGGCGTTGCATCGCCTGCCGCtggcacagcagcagcgggatcttcagttgctgctgcatcaACTACGCAAACAGCTGCGGATGCGGCAGCCATCTCGCTGAAGACTTCTACTGGTGGCATGGTACCTGGCAGCGCTTTTAACTTTGCGCCCACACCTAGTGCCCTGGGTCTTTATGGCGATCAGACCAGCAGCTACTTGGATCAATTCCGCGAGGCATCCAATCCGTACTACATGCCACCGGCGCCGGCGCACAGCGGAGCGACCGCAAATCCAGCTGGCAATGCGGCGGACAAGAGTCAAAATCCTTTAAATACGGCCGCGGGATCGTATCCGTTTCTGGCTGCAGCGCATCCATCGACACGTGCAGCAGCTTATCCATTTGCAGCCTCCCAGCTGGATCCCAATTCGCAGCTGTATCAACAGTATCTGCGTCGCGATGACTTTCATGCCCGGATGATCTTCAATCAGAGTCTGTTAGGTGgtccagctgcagctgccgctgcGGCTGGCTATGGTCAGCCCCCTCCGCCACCTGCTGCCTATAGACCCTCAGCGCTGGGCATGACCAAGCCGTATGATATCAACAGGCAATCATGGTTTTAG